One genomic segment of Ipomoea triloba cultivar NCNSP0323 chromosome 9, ASM357664v1 includes these proteins:
- the LOC116030516 gene encoding phosphoacetylglucosamine mutase: protein MDDQQSSLLLESAACFPPPKGVKLSYGTSGFRADSSVLESMVFRVGVLAALRSLKTGSVIGLMITASHNKVSDNGVKVADPSGGMLTQEWEPFANQLANAPNPSSLLEFIVDFVKKENITLNGKQEAVVLLGRDTRPSGERLLEAAKKGVASIVGAIAKDVGVVTTPQLHWMVRAKNKGMEASECSYFEQLASSFRCLMDLTPQRDQSNFGNDKVIVDGADGVGGEKLEELKKLLSDICIEVRNHGDGVLNDGVGADFVQKDKIVPRGFDHEDVGLRCASLDGDADRLVYFSVKSNDSKTIDLVDGDKILSLFALFIKEQLSILNKSIDGVGNESYQPRLGVVQTAYANGASTDYLKLMGLDVVLTPTGVKYLHEKAEEFDIGIYFEANGHGTILFSEAFLHWLESRSSSYLSTSEGSEEQRAALRLLAVSKLINQAVGDALSGLLLVEAILHHMGWSIYKWNELYNDLPSRQLKVKVVDRTAITTSNAETVVVTPTGIQEAINIETEKYPRGRCFVRPSGTEDVVRVYAEATTQEGADALANSVARLVEHHLGFGNS, encoded by the exons ATGGATGACCAACAGAGCTCACTTCTCCTTGAATCTGCAGCTTGTTTTCCACCTCCCAAAG GAGTAAAACTATCATATGGAACATCAGGGTTCAGAGCTGATTCGTCAGTACTTGAATCAATGGTCTTCCGGGTGGGAGTACTGGCTGCACTGAGGTCGCTCAAGACTGGGTCAGTGATTGGCCTAATGATCACTGCGTCTCACAACAAGGTCTCTGATAATGGAGTCAAAGTGGCTGACCCAAGCGGTGGAATGTTGACTCAAGAATGGGAGCCCTTTGCCAACCAGCTTGCTAATGCCCCAAATCCTAGTTCACTTCTTGAG TTTATAGTTGATTTTGTGAAGAAAGAAAACATTACGCTTAATGGAAAACAGGAAGCAGTGGTATTACTGGGGAGAGACACGAGGCCCAGCGGAGAGCGTCTCCTTGAGGCTGCAAAGAAA GGAGTTGCATCAATTGTGGGAGCCATTGCCAAAGATGTAGGAGTGGTGACAACCCCACAACTCCATTGGATGGTCCGTGCCAAAAACAAAGGCATGGAAGCATCTGAATGTAGTTACTTTGAACAACTTGCGAGCTCTTTCAG GTGTTTGATGGATTTGACACCCCAAAGAGATCAGAGTAATTTTGGGAATGACAAAGTGATTGTGGACGGCGCAGATGGTGTAGGTGGAGAAAAGCTTGAAGAGCTGAAGAAATTGTTGTCTGATATCTGCATTGAAGTTCGTAACCATGGTGATGGCGTTCTTAATGATGGGGTTGGCGCTGATTTTGTGCAAAAAGACAAGATTGTCCCACGCGGTTTTGACCATGAAGATGTTGGGCTTCG GTGTGCTAGTCTGGATGGCGATGCTGATAGGCTTGTTTATTTTTCAGTAAAGTCAAATGACAGCAAAACAATTGACCTTGTTGATGGGGACAAAATATTATCCCTGTTTGCTTTATTTATCAAGGAGCAATTAAGTATTTTGAACAAGAGCATAGATGGAGTAGGAAATGAGTCTTATCAACCACGGCTTGGTGTTGTTCAGACAGCATATGCAAATGGGGCATCTACTGATTACCTAAAGTTAATGGGCCTAGATGTTGTGCTTACACCAACTGGTGTGAAATACCTGCATGAGAAAGCTGAAGAGTTTGAtattggtatttattttgaggcAAATGGGCATGGAACCATCTTGTTTTCAGAAGCATTCTTACACTGGTTGGAGAGTAGAAGTAGTTCATATTTATCGACATCTGAAG GTTCAGAAGAACAGAGGGCTGCTTTGAGACTTTTGGCTGTTAGTAAGTTGATTAATCAAGCTGTAGGGGATGCTTTAAGTGGTTTGCTTTTGGTGGAGGCTATCCTTCACCATATGGGATGGTCCATCTACAAATGGAATGAGCTTTATAACGATCTTCCTAGCCGACAACTTAAG GTCAAAGTAGTTGACAGAACTGCAATTACCACTTCAAATGCTGAGACTGTGGTTGTTACACCTACCGGTATTCAGGAAGCAATAAATATTGAAACTG AAAAATACCCTCGAGGAAGATGTTTTGTTAGGCCATCCGGAACAGAAGACGTTGTGAGAGTATATGCTGAAGCAACCACTCAGGAAGGAGCAGACGCCCTCGCCAATTCGGTGGCCAGACTTGTGGAACACCATCTTGGATTTGGAAACTCCTAA